One genomic window of Corynebacterium diphtheriae includes the following:
- a CDS encoding ABC transporter permease, protein MQEQAERHNNETLEEMVARITNTDTTADEPSQSKTLAAAWADLVRGFSQRELWLQLGWQDIKQRYRRSVLGPLWITIATGVMALALGLLYSVLFKIPVAQFLPHVTVGLIMWNFIAGCIKEGSEVFIANEGLIKQLPSALSVHVYRLVWKQTLFLMHNMVIWVILMAIFPRPLGWDILLGIPALALLIANGVWVTMFFGIVATRYRDFSPLLEALTQLLFYVTPIVWTTETLYSQGGAVSERAKLAMINPLYHYMEVIRAPLIGAPIHPLNWIVVGCCTVIGLFIAMLAMRQWRFRVSYWV, encoded by the coding sequence GTGCAGGAACAAGCTGAACGTCATAACAACGAGACACTCGAAGAGATGGTAGCCCGTATTACCAACACGGACACCACCGCCGACGAGCCGTCGCAATCCAAGACACTCGCAGCCGCCTGGGCAGACCTCGTTCGGGGCTTCTCCCAGCGGGAACTCTGGCTCCAACTAGGTTGGCAGGACATCAAGCAGCGCTACCGTCGCTCCGTGCTCGGCCCCCTATGGATCACCATCGCCACCGGTGTGATGGCACTCGCCCTCGGCCTGCTGTACTCCGTGCTCTTCAAGATCCCCGTCGCCCAATTCCTCCCCCACGTCACTGTGGGATTAATCATGTGGAACTTCATCGCGGGATGCATTAAAGAAGGCTCCGAAGTCTTCATCGCTAACGAAGGCCTGATCAAACAGCTGCCCTCCGCGCTCTCCGTCCACGTCTACCGCCTAGTCTGGAAACAAACCCTCTTCCTCATGCACAACATGGTGATCTGGGTCATCCTCATGGCAATCTTCCCACGGCCGCTCGGCTGGGACATCCTCCTCGGAATCCCCGCCCTCGCGCTACTGATCGCCAACGGCGTATGGGTCACCATGTTCTTCGGCATCGTAGCCACCCGCTACCGCGACTTCTCGCCGCTGCTCGAAGCACTCACCCAGCTCCTGTTCTACGTCACCCCCATCGTGTGGACCACCGAAACGCTCTACTCCCAAGGCGGTGCCGTCTCCGAACGCGCCAAACTGGCCATGATCAACCCCCTGTACCACTACATGGAAGTCATCCGCGCCCCCTTGATCGGCGCCCCCATCCACCCCCTGAACTGGATCGTGGTGGGCTGCTGCACCGTCATCGGGCTTTTCATCGCCATGCTTGCCATGCGCCAATGGCGATTCCGCGTCAGCTACTGGGTTTAA